A section of the Clostridia bacterium genome encodes:
- a CDS encoding amino acid adenylation domain-containing protein, producing the protein SDGTSMGILVDEFVKLYEGQELSPLRLQYKDYAAWQNSMLNSAAMKMQEEHWLKAFEGEISVLSLPTDYSRPVVQSFEGDSVYFELNNEITEGLRKIAKDIGTTMYMVLLAGFNILLSKYSGQEDIIVGSPIAGRPHADLENIIGMFVNTLAMRNYPEGNKTFREFLEEVKVKCLKAYENQSYQFEELVEKLDIGRDMSRNPLFSVMFVLQNTEMEALNIEGLRFRSHESGHRISKFDITLNAMEAGEKLGLNIEYCTKLFRKETIEGLTKHLTNILANITKTIEVKISEIGMMSEEEKHKLLVEFNNTNAKYPKDKTIHELFEEQVKKSPDNIAVVYEDKQLTYQELNEKANQLAQVLRHKGVGPDRIIGIMVERSMAMIVGIMGILKAGGAYLPIDPEYPKDRIEYMLEDSRAGILLTQKHLKDNVFFRGEILELDDENVYKDGIGNIEGISSSDDLAYVMYTSGSTGKPKGVMIEHKSVLRLVKNANYIELNENDKILQTGAIVFDAMTFEVWGALLNCASLYLISKDKILDADKLKHEIERNKITTIWLTAPLFNQIIDQNQKVFDECRNLLVGGDVLSPKHVNILRKNNSKIRIINGYGPTENTTFTTCFTIEKTYDSNIPIGKPISNTQIYIVDISNKLQPIGIAGELCISGDGLARGYLNKPELTEEKFVPNPFELGTRMYRTGDLARWLPDGNIEFLGRIDHQVKIRGHRIELEEIENQLLGHGNIKEAVIVAKEDTGNNKFLCAYIVGDRALTTTELRDYLGKELPDYMLPSYFIQLDKMPLTPNGKLDRRSLPEPDGKIATGVKYEAPSNVIEEKLAVIWQEVLGIEKVGIYDSFFDLGGHSLKAVKLANLIKHRLSVDISLRDIFECTNIAELSNHIRAHEAIDYAAIGKEAEQDYYALSYNQKRLLILNQLHPEGTEYNIYGHIRMNGDINADHVQKTFDFLINRHESLRTCIREIHGSYVQKIEKEIEFEIELKDISQLNESEKAIVLDNIFKEKNAYIFDLSQAPLILCELVKLCESKYELVYSMHHIISDGWSLEMLNREFEIVYDAYKNNREPYLESLSIQYKDFAAWQNKQIEDSDQMKQAKEYWEKQLRGNIYPLNLPMKNSKKQAAVKKGASYRTVIDADIKEKLKKIAEKQKSSLFSLMLSGFYVYFAELTRQEDMVFGIAGSGRGDAELEKIFGYFVNTVVLRNQVSKEEHYLDFLSRISDSVLKALQYQDYPLELIIEEIGIKYPVINVFINMLNMFEHRGQRLEDKQSRHLKDVQHVKFDLEFYLIEYADGIEIVCTYAEEFFDPGVIQHMLSEYAGLLSKISEDATRKVADYFD; encoded by the coding sequence TATCAGATGGAACATCAATGGGAATACTGGTGGACGAGTTTGTGAAGCTGTATGAAGGGCAGGAACTGTCACCACTCAGGCTGCAGTACAAAGATTATGCAGCATGGCAGAATAGTATGTTAAACAGCGCGGCAATGAAGATGCAGGAAGAACACTGGTTGAAAGCCTTTGAAGGAGAGATATCGGTACTAAGCCTGCCGACGGATTATTCGAGACCAGTGGTACAAAGCTTTGAAGGAGACAGTGTATACTTTGAATTAAATAACGAGATAACAGAGGGACTAAGAAAAATAGCAAAAGATATCGGAACAACAATGTATATGGTGCTATTGGCTGGCTTTAATATACTATTGTCAAAATACAGCGGACAAGAAGACATAATAGTAGGAAGTCCGATAGCGGGAAGACCCCATGCAGATCTGGAGAACATCATTGGAATGTTTGTAAACACACTGGCAATGAGGAACTATCCTGAAGGAAATAAGACATTCAGAGAGTTTTTAGAAGAAGTAAAGGTAAAATGTCTTAAGGCATATGAAAACCAGAGTTACCAGTTTGAAGAGCTGGTAGAGAAACTGGACATAGGTCGAGATATGAGCAGAAATCCATTGTTTAGTGTGATGTTTGTATTACAGAACACAGAGATGGAAGCATTGAACATAGAAGGGTTGAGGTTTAGAAGCCATGAGAGCGGACATAGGATATCCAAGTTTGATATAACTCTAAATGCAATGGAAGCAGGAGAAAAGTTAGGACTAAATATAGAATACTGCACAAAGCTATTCAGGAAAGAAACAATAGAGGGGTTAACTAAACACCTGACAAACATACTTGCAAACATAACAAAGACTATAGAAGTAAAGATATCTGAAATAGGTATGATGAGCGAAGAAGAGAAACATAAGCTGCTGGTTGAGTTCAACAATACAAATGCAAAATATCCGAAAGATAAGACAATACATGAACTGTTTGAGGAGCAAGTGAAAAAGTCACCTGATAATATAGCGGTAGTGTATGAGGACAAGCAGCTGACATATCAGGAACTGAATGAGAAAGCAAACCAGTTAGCACAGGTCTTAAGACATAAGGGAGTGGGGCCGGATAGAATAATAGGCATAATGGTCGAGCGCTCAATGGCGATGATAGTAGGGATAATGGGAATATTGAAGGCGGGGGGAGCATACCTGCCGATAGATCCTGAATACCCGAAGGACAGGATAGAATATATGCTGGAGGATAGCAGAGCAGGCATACTATTGACACAGAAGCACTTAAAGGACAACGTTTTCTTTAGGGGAGAAATTTTAGAGCTTGATGACGAGAATGTCTATAAAGATGGGATAGGTAATATTGAGGGAATTAGCAGTTCTGATGATCTGGCATATGTTATGTATACATCAGGGTCAACAGGTAAGCCTAAGGGAGTGATGATTGAGCATAAAAGTGTATTAAGATTGGTGAAAAATGCAAATTACATAGAACTCAATGAAAATGACAAGATACTCCAGACGGGAGCTATAGTATTTGATGCAATGACATTTGAAGTATGGGGAGCATTGTTAAATTGTGCAAGCCTCTATTTAATATCAAAAGATAAAATATTAGATGCTGATAAGCTAAAACACGAAATTGAAAGAAACAAAATAACCACCATATGGTTAACTGCACCTTTGTTCAACCAAATAATAGACCAGAACCAGAAAGTGTTTGATGAATGCAGGAACTTACTTGTAGGCGGAGATGTTTTATCACCCAAGCATGTAAATATATTAAGAAAAAACAATAGCAAAATCAGAATTATCAATGGTTACGGACCGACTGAAAACACAACCTTTACTACTTGCTTTACAATAGAGAAGACCTATGACAGCAACATACCCATAGGCAAGCCGATATCAAATACACAGATATACATAGTGGATATAAGCAACAAGCTTCAACCAATTGGAATAGCCGGAGAACTATGCATATCGGGAGACGGACTGGCGAGAGGATACTTGAATAAACCAGAACTAACTGAAGAAAAATTTGTACCGAACCCCTTCGAACTGGGAACAAGAATGTATAGAACAGGGGACTTGGCAAGATGGCTGCCTGACGGAAATATAGAATTTTTAGGCAGAATAGATCACCAGGTAAAGATTAGAGGGCATAGGATAGAACTTGAGGAAATAGAAAATCAGTTATTAGGCCATGGAAATATCAAGGAAGCCGTTATCGTCGCAAAAGAAGACACGGGTAACAACAAGTTTCTATGCGCATATATTGTTGGCGATAGAGCGTTAACTACAACAGAGCTAAGAGACTACCTGGGCAAAGAATTACCGGATTATATGCTTCCCTCGTATTTTATACAGCTGGATAAAATGCCGCTGACGCCCAATGGAAAGTTGGACAGAAGGAGCCTTCCGGAACCGGATGGCAAAATAGCAACAGGTGTAAAATATGAAGCACCGAGCAATGTTATAGAAGAGAAATTGGCAGTCATATGGCAAGAGGTACTTGGCATTGAAAAGGTAGGCATATACGACAGCTTTTTTGACCTTGGAGGACATTCGTTAAAAGCCGTAAAGCTTGCCAATCTGATTAAACATCGGTTGTCTGTGGATATAAGTCTGCGGGATATTTTTGAGTGTACTAACATTGCGGAACTTAGCAATCATATCAGAGCCCATGAAGCAATAGATTATGCAGCCATTGGCAAAGAAGCGGAGCAGGATTATTATGCACTTTCCTATAATCAGAAGAGGCTATTGATACTAAACCAGCTTCATCCGGAGGGCACAGAATATAATATATACGGACATATACGAATGAATGGGGATATTAATGCCGATCATGTGCAGAAAACCTTTGATTTCCTGATAAACAGGCATGAAAGCCTGAGAACCTGCATCAGGGAAATACATGGCAGTTATGTGCAAAAGATTGAAAAGGAAATTGAGTTTGAAATTGAGTTAAAAGATATAAGCCAGCTGAATGAAAGTGAAAAAGCAATAGTGCTGGATAACATATTTAAAGAAAAAAATGCCTATATATTTGACTTGTCACAAGCACCGCTTATACTGTGTGAATTAGTAAAGCTGTGTGAGAGTAAATATGAATTGGTATATTCTATGCACCACATCATATCCGACGGATGGTCCCTGGAAATGTTAAACAGAGAGTTCGAAATTGTTTATGACGCCTATAAAAACAACAGGGAGCCATATCTGGAATCACTAAGTATACAATACAAAGACTTTGCAGCGTGGCAAAACAAACAGATAGAGGACTCAGACCAAATGAAGCAAGCAAAGGAATACTGGGAAAAACAATTGCGAGGAAATATCTACCCGCTGAACCTGCCTATGAAAAATAGCAAAAAGCAGGCAGCAGTCAAAAAAGGTGCTTCCTATAGAACTGTTATAGATGCAGATATTAAAGAAAAGCTAAAGAAAATTGCTGAAAAGCAAAAATCAAGCTTGTTTTCATTAATGCTTTCAGGGTTCTATGTTTATTTTGCAGAATTAACCCGACAAGAAGATATGGTTTTTGGAATTGCAGGCTCCGGAAGAGGTGACGCTGAACTTGAAAAGATTTTCGGCTACTTTGTCAATACGGTGGTGCTGCGGAACCAGGTAAGCAAGGAAGAACATTATTTGGATTTTCTAAGCAGAATAAGCGATAGTGTTCTAAAGGCGCTGCAGTACCAAGACTATCCTCTTGAGTTGATCATAGAAGAGATAGGAATAAAATATCCAGTAATCAATGTATTTATTAATATGTTAAATATGTTTGAACACCGTGGACAACGGTTGGAAGACAAGCAGTCCCGCCATTTAAAGGATGTACAGCATGTAAAATTTGATTTGGAGTTTTATCTGATAGAATATGCAGATGGCATAGAAATCGTATGTACTTATGCAGAGGAGTTCTTTGATCCTGGGGTCATTCAACATATGCTTAGCGAATATGCCGGATTACTATCCAAGATTTCCGAAGATGCTACAAGGAAAGTAGCAGATTACTTCGATTAA